The Cylindrospermum stagnale PCC 7417 genome segment CACTGTTAAAGTTACACCCTGAAGGGCGTGAAATTTACCATACCATTTGTGGACATCTTCAGCAACAATTATCGGGCTTTGTTCAGACACAGGCTTAAACCTCCAAATAATTAATTTTATTTATTTCTTTGCAGTTAGTTTAAAAATATATCGCTCCTAAATAAGATATTAACGTCTCTTTTTTCTCTACCTCTGCGCCCTCTGCGTCTGGAGCGGTTAGTTTAAAAAATACTGTTATGCCTACGGCAAGCTGTTCGCGTTCACAAATAAAATAGGATTGTTATACATCGTTTATAAACGAATAAAAACTAATTACTTAACTGCCTCTCCAACCGCCGAGAAGCAAAAGACATCGAGTAACAAAATAGCCAATAAATGAACCCAATAAATATATATACTTCTGCATAACGACCGATAAATTGGGGCTGCGCCAAGATAGAACGGGCAATTCCTGTAAGTTCCACTAATCCCACTAGAGATAAAAGTGAGGTATCTTTAAATAAGCCGATAAACTGTCCTACAAGTGCGGGAATAACAGCGCGTAAAGCTTGAGGCAAAACAATTAAAATTATTACTAAAACTGTATTTAATCCTAATGCTTTCGCTGCTTCAATTTGTCCCCGTGGGATTGCTTGAAGTCCACCGCGCACGTTTTCTGCCATGTAAGCAGCACTAAATAACACGAGTCCGGCGATTCCCCGCAGTACTCGATCTAAACGTATTTCTGTTGGTAAAAATAACGGTAACATGACTTGAGCGAGAAATAAAATTCCAATTAGTGGTACTCCTCTGATAATTTCAATGTAAAGGATAGAAAACCAACGGACTACGGGTAAATTGCTAGTTCTTCCTAAAGCCAGTAAAACGCCAATGGGAAAGGAAAGTACAATACTCACTGCTGCCATTAGTAGGGTAAGCAGCAAACCGTTCCACAAATTTGTCGAGACAGATTCCCAGCCAAAACCACCACCTATCAACCACAACATGATGGGAAAAGATAATAACCATCCTAGGGGAAGCCAGGGAGTGATTAACTTAGTAAGGTTTTTCGCCATCCAAAAACCTGCAAACAGTAAAACTGCAATTAGCAGTAACCAAAGGCGAGGAACCAACGGTACAGGTAAAATAAATAATAAACCGCCGACAGTCAAAGCATAAATTGCAATAGTGCGCTTTGTTAAATTCTGATTTGGTGAAAATACCCCCCAACTCATAGCGCTTAAAGTTGCAGTAATTGCTAGTGCAATCCAAAGGCGCCAATATAACTCTTTGGGATATCTCCCCACTAAAAATAAAGGTAAATTAACTTGAATTACTGCCCATTGTGCTTGATAAAGTGCCCAGGTGAAAACTCCCCGCACTACCCAAAATAAGAATACTAAGCAGATAAGTGTTAATAAGCTGTTGTACCAAGTACTGAATAGGTTTTTACGTAACCATGATAATTTTGAATTCATTAGTCATTAACTGTTTTCTATTTTAAATTTTGAATCTGCTTATCTTTCCTGAATTTGCACGGCGTGATTGAATAAATTCATGATTAGAGAAATGGTTAAGCTGAGGGTGAGATAGGTGAGCATAATTAGTAACATGATTTCTACTGCTCTCCCGGTTTGGTTAAAACTGGTGGAGGCGACAAAATAAACATCAGGGTAGCCGATCGCGATCGCTAAACTGGAATTTTTGGTCAAATTCAGATACTGACTGGTGAGTGGTGGAATAATCACTCGTAAGGCTTGGGGAAAAATCACCAGCCGCATCACCAACCCTGGTTTTAGTCCTAGCGATCGCGCAGCTTCCCATTGTCCCTTCGACACTGATTGAATTCCACCGCGCACAATTTCTGCAATGAACGCACCAGTGTAAAAAGTCAACCCTAGCAGCAAAGCCGAAAACTCTGGAGACAAGGTAAACCAAGGAAGTTCTAGACCATTTTGACTTAAGTAGCCCAACCCCCAAAGCGAGACTTTATTTTCTGAGGCAGGAAAACTCAGGAAAACTGCAAAGTACCAAAACAGCAATTGCAGCAGTAAGGGCGTATTGCGAAAAATCTCTATGTAAAGTACTGTGATATTCCGCACTAGCCAGTTATCAGACAGGCGGGCGATTCCCGCACTTATGCCGACAATTGTCGTCAGAAAGATTCCCAGCAGCGCCACCCGCAAGGAGTTAATTAACCCCACCCACAAGGCGCGACTGTAGGTATCAGTCGGTTTGTAGGCAATCAGGGTTTCGCCAATGTCAAAAGACGCTTGCTGCTGGAGAAAATCAAATCCTAACTGAATGCCTAATTGCTGCAAATTGCGGTTGAGATTTCCCCACAGTAGTGTTACCACAACTGCTGCTAAAAATACGGCAATCAGTTGTGCGGTAATTTGCCAAAAGCGATTGTTAGTCATTAGTCATTAGTCATTGGTCATTAGTCTCGATTGTGCCCCTTAGCAAGTCCTCTTTGTCTCCCAATTACCGGAATGGAGGAGAATAGAGTAATCCGCCTTTTGACCAGAGTTGATTTTGACCGCGAGCTAGATTGAGTTTTGTTTTGGCTCCAAGATTGCGATCGTAAACTTCGCCATAGTTACCAACGTGTTTGACGACTCTAGCCGTAAAGTCTTTTGTCAAGCCGAGTCCCTCACCGAGGTTGCCTTCTGTTCCCAAAAAGCGCTTGATATCTGGGTCATTACTGCTGGCGAACTGCGCCAAATTTTGGGAATTAATCCCTAACTCTTCGGCTTTTACCAGGGAATAAACCACCCACTTCACAGCATTACTCCACTTACTATCCCCTTTGGCAACTGCTGGTGCAAGAGGTTCTGAGGAGAGGACTTCATCAAGAATCACGTTATCGTCAGGTTTAAGTAGAGTTGTGCGCCGCGAGACTAACCCTGAACGGTCGGTGGTAATCGCATCACAACGCCCTTCTGAATAGGTAGCAAAGGTAATGTTAACGTCTTCAAAGACAACAGGTTTGTAGGTGATGCCCCGTTTCCGCATTTGGTCTGCTAAGTTCTGTTCTGTTGTCGTACCAGTTTGAACGCAGATAGCTTTGTTTTTCAGGTCGGCTAGGGACTTAATGCCGCTATTTTTGCGAACCATAACCCCTTGACCGTCGTAAAAGACTACAGGGGCAAAATCCAAACCTTGGGAGGTGTCGCGACTTAATGTCCAAGTAGTGTTGCGGCTGAGAATATCTACTTCCCCAGTTTGCAAGGCTGTAAACCGCTCTTTAGCATTGAGATTGCGATATTCTACGGCATCTGGGTTATCAAATACAGCCGCTGCTACAGCCCGACAAACATCCACGTCGAGTCCACTGTATTTGCCGTCAGGACCCACAAAGCTAAACCCTGGTAATTCACCGCTGACGCCGCAAATTAACTTACCACGGCTTTTAACTGTGTCCCAAAGGTTTCGAGTTACTTGTGTACCTGGAGTATTACCTGGATTACTAACTGTATTTGTTGTTTTTCCTGAGTCGCCACCACAAGCGCCGAGTGTAAAGATTAGGGGGGCAATCGCTAGAATTAACGCTGATTTATGCATACGCTTCACGGACAATCGACGAGAATAAATGTATTGATCAATACGATAATTATGTAAAAGCAAGTAGATGCTCGTAATATAAAACTTTTTGAGCATCTGTGCTGAATTTTCCTTTAGGCTTCTAGATGTCCAGAAGTAGCCGCTCCAACCTCAGGAACTGCCACTAGCAGGTTAAACTAGGTCTGGTAACAGCCGCTCCACCGTTCCTTATGAGGCTTTTATGGGAGCTAATCTGACACAGATAGCCAAGTACTTAGACAACCTTGGATGGGACTACCGTTTTGATGATGAAGAAGACCGGATTATCACAGGTGTGGAAGCTGATAATCTAGAGGATTTTCTGATAGTTGTCCAGCTAGATGAGGAGGGAAAATTTTTCCGGGTATTTGCACCTCAAGTTTTGTCTGGAGTTCAAGAGCATCCCAACAAAGGAGCGATTCTACAGACAATGCTGGCCATTTCTTGGGAAACCAAAATGCTGCAATGGGAGTATGACCCAGCCGATGGCGAAATTCGGGCGATTATAGAGTTTCCCCTAGAAGACTCAATTCTTACAGAAAGACAATTTAACCGTTGTCTGAGTGGATTAATTCAGATTGTTGATAGTATAGCCATGCCCCGCCTGAAAGAGGTGATGGAAACAGGTATTGATCCGGGGAATGTAGAACTTGGGGAAAGACTGTTACTCACTATTCAGGAAGAAGCGCCGGGATTGCTAGAACTGCTAGAGAAGGCAATGGAAGCTCGGAAAAAGCGGGGAAGTTTTCCCAACGAGTGAGGCGGATCATCACTGAAATCGCTATACTCCAAAGTGATACCCTCACTATATACTGAAATTTTTTAGGGCTGGATTTTATGACATCCTATGCAACCTCCTCTGCCAAAGCGGAAATGAGTGAACTCCGGCGGTTGAAAGGCTTACTACCGCCAGAATTGCAGAGTTGGGTCACGGTAGAAGGCACAACTGAGGTCAATCCACCCCTGATCCGCTGCGAAGAAATTGGTAAAGACCAGGTAGAAATTCAAATTGACTTGGTGAAATGGGATGCCCTCGCAATGGATCAGCGTAATCTGCTGTTCTGGCACGAAGTTGCTCGCGTTCAAAATGACACGATTCCCAAAGATGGTTGGGAAATGGCGGCACTGGCGATCGGTTTAGGTGGTGCTGTTGGTGAGTTGTGGGTACAGGATGGATTGCTGCTGGTGTTAGCTTTGGCCTTGTGTGGTGTTTCCGGCTGGCGACTGTATCAGAAGAATAATGGAGACAAGCAACTCAAAGAAATTCTTGATGCTGACGAGAAAGCGATCGCCTTAGCAACTCGTTTTGGTTATAGCCTCCCCAACGCCTATAAGAGTTTGGGCAGTGCCTTAAAAACTTTGGTGGAAAATACTCCTAGCAAACGCCAGCGATCGCGATATGAAGCACGGCTTTCTGCCCTCAAGCGTAGTGCCAATAAAGCAAAAGCTAAATCCAAGCCGATCGATGATGGCGGATTGTAGCCAGCAAAAAGTAGTTTGGGTGGGGATTTCCCACCCCAGCGCCAAGAGATACCGCAAAGCCTAAAAGCACTCAAACCCAGCAGCATTAGCCCAGCAGTTACCGTAGGTTTAAATACTTTGGCTGGTGGTAAAAACTTCCTCAACTCTTCACTGCTAGCTTTAACATCAAAAATTCAGCGAATTTGGTTTTTTTTTGAGCACATCTTCGTGAAACTACAAGTTGGCAAAAACTTTTACATCTGGTTCAGCATTTTATGTGTCTGGGGTATGACGCGCACTTGCTTGACAAACCGTTTCATCAAAGCTTGCCAAACTAAAACTTGGTCAGGAGTTGGAGCTTTCACAGGTATTTGGCTAAATTGTTCCGCTGCCACCAACGGCGTCACAGGTTGTAAAAATATGGGGATATCCTGACTTATTCCTGCGACTAACAAAGCTGAACGTTCCAACTCACTGGGGTCAGTTTTTTGCGAGACAATTATCTTGACAAAAACATCTAAATGTGAATCAAAGCATAGTTGGAGGAATTTTGCATGTTCTGGCCAATAACTTTCGCCGCTGACACTGGGCAATTTTAAATCCATACCCACAGAATCTAGGTAGGGGAGAATCACCGCCAATTGTTCTGGGCGATGTCCACCGGTTTCCAGATATATCGGTAGAGCCGTAATAGCTCGGACTTCAGGTAGAAATTGCTCCAGAAATGGAGCATGCAGAAGTGGTTCGCCCCCAGTTAAGCTAATGCTATCGTGTAGACAAGGAAGATTTTGTCTTTCAACCCATTCGATTAATATGGGTAGTGGGACGGGGTTAGAGTGAATTTCAAAGTCCCGTAATCCAGGGGAGCGCTCGATTCTACAGGTAGTGGGTGCATTCCAAGTGTGGGCACTATCGCAAAAGTGACAGCGCAAGTCACAAAGAGCAAAGCGAATAAAAATCTGACGTGTCCCGACATTCAGTCCTTCCCCTTGAATGGCAGAAAAGACTTCAACCAGGCGTGCGGTAGGTTTAACTGTAGTTTTAGCAATCATATGATGATAGCAACGCGATGCGCCGTGTCGGCATAACACAACAACAAGGATGTTTTTTGGCTTCTTGTTCTATTGTGAACCGTTACCAGCGATCTCTAATCTCATTGCTAGCAACTAGCAATTGGTTATGATCCCTACCGATTCTACATGAGGTTAGGTAATTTTTAGGACAAAATGATGAATGGCCGATTAGATTTTAGATGGCAACTAAAGTGCATAGCTTCATGAGCAGCCAACCCACAGAGGCAGATTTTCCAGTTACTTACCTAAATGACACGGTAATAGTGCAGGTGTCTAAGCGGTTGAGCGTGCTTGAAGCTGTAGGTTTTAAGCAAACCTGCCAAAACTTAACCCAAGCCGATTCACCTCCAGGGCAAATTATCATTGATTTTCAGCAAACTACTTTTATGGATAGTAGTGGTTTAGGGGCCTTGGTGAGTAATTTAAAAATTGCCCAGGAAAAAGCGATCGCCTTTAGACTGCGGAATGTTACCCCCCAGGTGATGGCAGTGCTAAACCTTACGGGATTGGATCAGGTTTTACCGATTGATTCTCTTAGCAGCGCACCGCCGACAGAAGCAAATAACTCTGTAGATAGCCGTAAGAGTAACTCCCGGAAAGTAGAGCCGCTACCCCAGACTCATCCTTCGGTAGCATCTTGGATGAAACGATTCATCGACATTGTTGGGTCAATTGTCGGTTTAGTCATTACAGGAATTCTGATTATTCCCATTGCGATCGCTATTCAAATCGACGATCCCGGTCCCCTTTTCTTTCGTCAAACCCGGTGTGGTTGGATGGGGAAGCGGTTTCCGATTTGGAAATTCCGCTCCATGTGTGTGGATGCAGAAGCCAAAAAATCCCAAGTTAAAAACCAAGTGCAAGGTGCCTTCTTCAAAAATGAGGACGATCCTAGAGTTACGCGGGTAGGGCGATTTTTGCGCCGAACTAGCCTGGATGAACTACCACAATTTTGGAACGTCCTCAAAGGAGAAATGAGTTTAGTTGGTACCAGACCACCCACACCTGACGAAGTGGAACGCTATGAAGTACCAGAGTGGCAACGTTTAGATGTTAAACCTGGTATGACTGGTGAATGGCAAGTGAATGGTCGCTCGACAGTACGTAGTTTTGAAGATGTGATTCGCCTGGATTTGCAGTATCAAAAAAATTGGTGCTTAGTCTACGATTTAAAGCTGATTTTCAAAACCGTAGCCATTCTATTTAACAGAAATAGTGGTGCTGTTTAGCCAGATGGCGATGGGCACTCGGCCCACTTTTTAGTGATTGGGAGAACGCCCAAGCGTGTCCGAAAGACGAGGGCGCTCCTGCCCAGATAGTACGTATGTTGCCGAGGCTTGCTGTATCCAGCAAGCCTCCACCATGCCCGCTCGCGCGATGGCGCGGAAGCGATCGCTACTATTTGTTGATCTAGGCAGTGTGCTGGCGACCTTTTTGGTGAAGAAATATAACCAGCGCTGATACCAATCAGTCTTTAGGTAGACCAACTATGAGGATGCTGTGTTGTATTTTGATGTTTAGCAGCTTATTTTTATCTGAAAGCCTAGAAGCCGGATGTAGCGATAAATCCCGATTTAGGGGGCTGCTGTAAATCCCGGCTGAAAACCCATTGGCAGAATCATCTCTACACGATTCGCCCCCGATGATCGCTTGCAAGAAAACGAAATCTGAATAGCTAATTATCAAACCAGCCCCATAGACACCTATTTTTTTGTTAGTATTCAAAAAAACCTATTCATACAATTGCAGTTCAATTGTCTGTTGTTTTTTAAGTAAATGTTGAGAGTTGTTACAAGAGGAAGAAAGCACCTGAGGTTTAATGACTGATTATTTCCAAGGAAACTTCCCATTACAATCTATCCCTCTGACTAAGAATACGGTGAGAAGCCCACTGGCGCAAACCGAAGAGGTGAGCGGAAAATTAGCTTTAACCATCGCCGAAGCTGCATCAGACCGCAAAGCAGGTGAGATTTTGTTGCTCAATGTAGGAGATGTATCTTACCTGTCTGACTACTTTGTGATCATGACTGGCTATTCTCGGGTACAGGTAAGGGCGATCGCCGCAGCGATTGAGGCACAAGTCGAAAGTGAGTGGCAACGGCGCCCCCTCAGAACAGAAGGAAAAGCTGAGGGAAGTTGGGTGCTACAAGACTACGGCGATGTGATCGTTCACATCATGATGCCAAAGGAAAGGGAGTTTTATAATTTAGAAGCTTTCTGGGTGCATGCAGAACGCCTGGAGCTGCCAAACTCCGATGACAGCGGGGGTAAGCCAAAATGATTCAGTCCTCAGTTCCAAATTGCCCAGTTCCCACAGAACAACAACCACTCAATGAGTACGAAGAGTTAAAAACCTCTTGGTTGTTTCGTGATAGCACCTTAAATTGGGGGGAGTATATCAGGAAAATACTTTGGATCTGGGGATTATCGTGGCTATTGGCAGGGCCTGTAGCAGCGGCAAGTTTTCCCCCACACAAGTATATTTCCCATTTTATTCTTTGTGCTGCCGCAGGAGCGAGTGTCGGGGTAGTGCTAGCGCTGGTGCGGTTGTATTTGGGTTGGTTTTACGTGCGCGGTCGCCTCTACAGCTCCACGGTATTTTATGAAGAGTCAGGCTGGTATGACGGTCAAACTTGGACAAAGCCAGAGTCTGTCCTCACACGCGATCGCTTGATTGTCACATACTCCATTAAACCTATTCTCCAACGCCTACAAATTACCTTTGCTGGCTTGGCAGGAATATTTCTGATTGGCACTATAATTTGGCATTTGTTTTAATTAGTCATTAGGGCCGGGGTTACCCAGTCCGTATAGTGGTCAGTGGTTAAGAAAAAACAACTGACGACTGACAATTCATAAAAAAATGATGCATTTTCACCCCTGACAATGGGAAAATGTCTTTTATTGGCACTATAGTTTGGCATTTGTTTTAATTTAGTCATTGGTCAGTAGGGGGTTACCCAGTCCTTACAGTGATCCGCGCTTAAGAAAAAACAACTGACAACTGGCAACTGACAACTGACAACTCATTAAAAAGTGATGAATTTTCACCCATGACAATGGGAAAACGAACTCAGGCCGCAGCACTGGAAGTCAGGCTGCTACGGGAAGGGATTATAGAATCTAGGCATACAGTCCAAGCTGTTGTCTGCGACGAACGGGGACGGGTTCTGTCTGTTGCCGGCAACTCGGAAACTGCCGCATTTGTCCGTTCGGCGCTCAAACCATTCCAGGCACTTGCAGTCACCACCACAGGCACACTGGAACGTTACGAACTCAGCGATCGCGATTTGGCAATTATTACCAGTTCCCACAAGGGAGCTATAGAGCAGGTAAGACAGGTATTTAACATCCTGTGGCGAACCGATCTTGACCCAACCGCACTTCAATGCCCAATTCCTCAAGGCAAGCGCAGCCCTCTGGAATACAATTGCTCTGGTAAACACGCCGGGATGTTAGCTGTTTGTCAGCAGCGCCATTGGCCTCTGAACAACTACTTGGAACGCAAACACCCGATCCAGCAGTTAATTCTCGGCAAAGTAGCAGAATTGTT includes the following:
- a CDS encoding amino acid ABC transporter permease, whose amino-acid sequence is MNSKLSWLRKNLFSTWYNSLLTLICLVFLFWVVRGVFTWALYQAQWAVIQVNLPLFLVGRYPKELYWRLWIALAITATLSAMSWGVFSPNQNLTKRTIAIYALTVGGLLFILPVPLVPRLWLLLIAVLLFAGFWMAKNLTKLITPWLPLGWLLSFPIMLWLIGGGFGWESVSTNLWNGLLLTLLMAAVSIVLSFPIGVLLALGRTSNLPVVRWFSILYIEIIRGVPLIGILFLAQVMLPLFLPTEIRLDRVLRGIAGLVLFSAAYMAENVRGGLQAIPRGQIEAAKALGLNTVLVIILIVLPQALRAVIPALVGQFIGLFKDTSLLSLVGLVELTGIARSILAQPQFIGRYAEVYIFIGFIYWLFCYSMSFASRRLERQLSN
- a CDS encoding amino acid ABC transporter permease; protein product: MTNNRFWQITAQLIAVFLAAVVVTLLWGNLNRNLQQLGIQLGFDFLQQQASFDIGETLIAYKPTDTYSRALWVGLINSLRVALLGIFLTTIVGISAGIARLSDNWLVRNITVLYIEIFRNTPLLLQLLFWYFAVFLSFPASENKVSLWGLGYLSQNGLELPWFTLSPEFSALLLGLTFYTGAFIAEIVRGGIQSVSKGQWEAARSLGLKPGLVMRLVIFPQALRVIIPPLTSQYLNLTKNSSLAIAIGYPDVYFVASTSFNQTGRAVEIMLLIMLTYLTLSLTISLIMNLFNHAVQIQER
- a CDS encoding amino acid ABC transporter substrate-binding protein, with translation MHKSALILAIAPLIFTLGACGGDSGKTTNTVSNPGNTPGTQVTRNLWDTVKSRGKLICGVSGELPGFSFVGPDGKYSGLDVDVCRAVAAAVFDNPDAVEYRNLNAKERFTALQTGEVDILSRNTTWTLSRDTSQGLDFAPVVFYDGQGVMVRKNSGIKSLADLKNKAICVQTGTTTEQNLADQMRKRGITYKPVVFEDVNITFATYSEGRCDAITTDRSGLVSRRTTLLKPDDNVILDEVLSSEPLAPAVAKGDSKWSNAVKWVVYSLVKAEELGINSQNLAQFASSNDPDIKRFLGTEGNLGEGLGLTKDFTARVVKHVGNYGEVYDRNLGAKTKLNLARGQNQLWSKGGLLYSPPFR
- a CDS encoding DUF3318 domain-containing protein, yielding MTSYATSSAKAEMSELRRLKGLLPPELQSWVTVEGTTEVNPPLIRCEEIGKDQVEIQIDLVKWDALAMDQRNLLFWHEVARVQNDTIPKDGWEMAALAIGLGGAVGELWVQDGLLLVLALALCGVSGWRLYQKNNGDKQLKEILDADEKAIALATRFGYSLPNAYKSLGSALKTLVENTPSKRQRSRYEARLSALKRSANKAKAKSKPIDDGGL
- a CDS encoding 7-carboxy-7-deazaguanine synthase QueE, encoding MIAKTTVKPTARLVEVFSAIQGEGLNVGTRQIFIRFALCDLRCHFCDSAHTWNAPTTCRIERSPGLRDFEIHSNPVPLPILIEWVERQNLPCLHDSISLTGGEPLLHAPFLEQFLPEVRAITALPIYLETGGHRPEQLAVILPYLDSVGMDLKLPSVSGESYWPEHAKFLQLCFDSHLDVFVKIIVSQKTDPSELERSALLVAGISQDIPIFLQPVTPLVAAEQFSQIPVKAPTPDQVLVWQALMKRFVKQVRVIPQTHKMLNQM
- a CDS encoding anti-sigma factor antagonist (This anti-anti-sigma factor, or anti-sigma factor antagonist, belongs to a family that includes characterized members SpoIIAA, RsbV, RsfA, and RsfB.), whose amino-acid sequence is MATKVHSFMSSQPTEADFPVTYLNDTVIVQVSKRLSVLEAVGFKQTCQNLTQADSPPGQIIIDFQQTTFMDSSGLGALVSNLKIAQEKAIAFRLRNVTPQVMAVLNLTGLDQVLPIDSLSSAPPTEANNSVDSRKSNSRKVEPLPQTHPSVASWMKRFIDIVGSIVGLVITGILIIPIAIAIQIDDPGPLFFRQTRCGWMGKRFPIWKFRSMCVDAEAKKSQVKNQVQGAFFKNEDDPRVTRVGRFLRRTSLDELPQFWNVLKGEMSLVGTRPPTPDEVERYEVPEWQRLDVKPGMTGEWQVNGRSTVRSFEDVIRLDLQYQKNWCLVYDLKLIFKTVAILFNRNSGAV
- the rsfS gene encoding ribosome silencing factor, with protein sequence MTDYFQGNFPLQSIPLTKNTVRSPLAQTEEVSGKLALTIAEAASDRKAGEILLLNVGDVSYLSDYFVIMTGYSRVQVRAIAAAIEAQVESEWQRRPLRTEGKAEGSWVLQDYGDVIVHIMMPKEREFYNLEAFWVHAERLELPNSDDSGGKPK
- a CDS encoding CGLD27 family protein, whose amino-acid sequence is MIQSSVPNCPVPTEQQPLNEYEELKTSWLFRDSTLNWGEYIRKILWIWGLSWLLAGPVAAASFPPHKYISHFILCAAAGASVGVVLALVRLYLGWFYVRGRLYSSTVFYEESGWYDGQTWTKPESVLTRDRLIVTYSIKPILQRLQITFAGLAGIFLIGTIIWHLF
- a CDS encoding asparaginase → MTMGKRTQAAALEVRLLREGIIESRHTVQAVVCDERGRVLSVAGNSETAAFVRSALKPFQALAVTTTGTLERYELSDRDLAIITSSHKGAIEQVRQVFNILWRTDLDPTALQCPIPQGKRSPLEYNCSGKHAGMLAVCQQRHWPLNNYLERKHPIQQLILGKVAELLRMPAEEFLTAHDDCGAPTYLMQLSQMASLYALLASSTNLDMERIVRAMTHHPVLVAGEGEFDTELMRLTPGELVSKAGAEGVQCIGRLGEGMGLAIKVMDGAKRAKYAVAIHLLQQMGWITPSIAQRLSEKFMSLGKYKRLEVIGELSLL